A genomic segment from Fervidobacterium gondwanense DSM 13020 encodes:
- the mce gene encoding methylmalonyl-CoA epimerase, producing the protein MHTNRIDHIGIAVRDASEKLKLYKDFLGLEVTEIEELPERGLRVYFIKVGDTRVELLEPMNENSEVSGFLEKKGEGIHHIAFNVHGIDEAVKLAKENGLQPLSEEPKKGAGGTRVLFLHPKTTGGVLVELVEGEH; encoded by the coding sequence GTGCACACTAACCGAATAGATCACATAGGCATCGCTGTAAGAGATGCCTCAGAGAAGCTGAAGTTGTATAAGGATTTCTTAGGACTGGAAGTGACAGAAATAGAAGAGCTTCCTGAAAGAGGTTTGAGAGTGTATTTTATCAAAGTTGGCGACACTCGAGTAGAACTTCTTGAGCCGATGAACGAAAACTCTGAAGTGTCAGGCTTTCTCGAGAAAAAGGGCGAGGGAATTCACCATATAGCATTCAACGTCCATGGGATAGATGAGGCAGTCAAACTTGCTAAAGAGAACGGACTGCAACCTTTGTCTGAAGAGCCGAAAAAAGGTGCGGGCGGTACTCGTGTTCTTTTCCTGCACCCGAAGACAACAGGTGGGGTCCTTGTTGAATTAGTTGAAGGTGAACATTGA
- a CDS encoding indolepyruvate ferredoxin oxidoreductase subunit alpha yields the protein MAKKQYRVEIKYQWCKACGICYHICPTKTIIKGELNKPAVPDHSTCIGCMMCENLCPDFVINIVEIQPENSSIEKEAEQKVGVENA from the coding sequence GTGGCAAAAAAGCAGTACAGGGTGGAAATCAAATATCAGTGGTGTAAAGCATGTGGAATCTGCTATCATATATGTCCAACAAAGACAATTATTAAAGGAGAATTAAATAAACCTGCAGTCCCAGATCACAGCACTTGTATAGGTTGTATGATGTGTGAAAACCTTTGCCCGGATTTCGTTATAAACATAGTTGAGATACAACCAGAAAACTCCAGTATTGAAAAAGAAGCTGAACAGAAGGTGGGTGTTGAAAATGCCTAA
- a CDS encoding 2-oxoacid:acceptor oxidoreductase subunit alpha: MPKNSRMVFWQGNEACAYGAIRAGCRFYAGYPITPSSEIAEAMARELPKVGGVFIQMEDEIASAAAIIGASLAGTKSMTATSGPGFSLMQEAIGYAVMTETPTVFVNVMRGGPSTGMPTKPAQGDIMQARWGTHGDHAIIALYPSTVEEVYKYTIKAFNLAEEYRTPVILLMDEVLGHMYENFMLPPDSEIEIVERLTSRELEEEELFVPFSESEYAENLPPTLVEMGKARFHVSGLVHDESGFPMATAETAEKLIRRLVNKIKLHIDKIAECEEFMTEDAETIIVAYGSVARSAKEAVKMARQEGIKVGLLRPITIWPIPIEKMRKKLSSVQNVLVAEMNLGQYAGEIAKLIRPGTKMRLLSRVGGELIAPHEILNELNNMLLEGIDF, encoded by the coding sequence ATGCCTAAAAATTCTCGCATGGTCTTTTGGCAAGGAAATGAAGCCTGTGCCTACGGTGCCATAAGGGCTGGTTGCCGATTTTATGCAGGCTATCCGATAACCCCATCTTCCGAAATAGCCGAAGCGATGGCAAGAGAACTCCCAAAAGTTGGTGGCGTTTTCATACAGATGGAAGATGAAATAGCGAGTGCCGCAGCTATAATTGGTGCTTCGCTTGCAGGTACAAAGTCTATGACCGCGACAAGTGGTCCCGGGTTCAGCTTAATGCAAGAAGCCATAGGTTACGCAGTTATGACTGAAACGCCAACTGTATTTGTGAACGTAATGCGTGGCGGTCCCTCAACGGGTATGCCGACAAAACCAGCGCAAGGAGATATAATGCAGGCAAGGTGGGGAACGCACGGAGATCATGCGATCATTGCCCTCTATCCTTCAACTGTTGAAGAAGTGTATAAATACACGATCAAGGCTTTCAACTTAGCGGAAGAGTACAGAACACCAGTCATATTGTTAATGGACGAAGTGCTTGGACACATGTACGAGAATTTTATGCTTCCACCTGACAGTGAAATAGAAATTGTAGAAAGACTAACATCAAGAGAACTCGAAGAGGAAGAATTATTCGTACCTTTCAGCGAAAGTGAGTATGCTGAGAACTTACCGCCAACGTTGGTCGAGATGGGTAAGGCGAGATTCCATGTCTCGGGCCTTGTGCATGATGAATCAGGTTTCCCAATGGCAACAGCGGAGACCGCTGAAAAACTGATAAGAAGGCTTGTTAATAAAATAAAATTGCACATAGACAAGATTGCAGAGTGCGAGGAATTCATGACCGAAGATGCTGAAACAATAATAGTTGCCTACGGTTCGGTTGCAAGGTCTGCAAAGGAAGCAGTTAAAATGGCGAGGCAGGAAGGTATAAAGGTTGGCTTGCTCAGGCCGATAACAATATGGCCCATCCCAATAGAGAAAATGAGGAAAAAACTTTCGAGTGTTCAAAACGTCCTTGTTGCGGAGATGAATCTTGGGCAGTACGCGGGCGAAATTGCAAAGCTCATAAGACCTGGAACGAAGATGAGGCTTTTAAGCAGAGTAGGTGGTGAACTCATAGCACCTCACGAGATACTTAACGAGCTTAACAATATGCTCCTCGAAGGCATAGATTTTTGA
- a CDS encoding sodium ion-translocating decarboxylase subunit beta codes for MLDQFALFFQSTGFAQLTMGNIFMLIIAGVLVYVAVKKDAEPLLLIPIAFGIIFSNIPLLATGVLAEPQVLENGGLVPGGFLYYIKQGLDLGIYPPLIFLGIGALTDFSFMLSYPITIFLGGAAQIGVYLTFLLARAFHFTFPEAAAIGIIGGADGPTSIYLATKFSPDLLPIIAISAYSYIALIPILQPPISKLLTTKDERKIRMKPPRKVSKTEKIVFPIITTVITALIVPQSLALVGPLMFGNLLREVGNVKRLVEAASKYILDTTTILLCLSVGASARADVFLSPKSLLIFGMGAFAFVTCIISGILFAKLMNLFLKDKINPLIGGAGVSAVPDSARVAQKIAQEEDPTNFILMHAMSPNVAGVIGTAVAAGMFLAMLK; via the coding sequence ATGCTGGATCAGTTCGCTTTGTTTTTCCAAAGTACGGGCTTTGCACAGCTTACTATGGGTAATATTTTCATGTTAATTATCGCTGGTGTTCTGGTGTATGTTGCTGTGAAAAAAGATGCTGAACCTCTTCTCTTAATTCCTATTGCTTTCGGTATAATTTTCTCGAATATTCCTTTACTTGCGACTGGTGTTCTGGCTGAACCTCAGGTTTTAGAAAATGGTGGATTAGTTCCAGGTGGTTTTTTGTATTACATAAAGCAAGGACTTGATCTGGGTATATACCCGCCGCTTATATTCTTAGGTATAGGTGCGTTGACGGACTTTTCATTTATGCTTTCCTACCCGATAACTATTTTCCTTGGCGGTGCTGCTCAAATCGGTGTTTATTTAACATTTCTTTTAGCAAGAGCTTTCCATTTTACGTTCCCTGAGGCAGCGGCGATAGGAATAATAGGCGGTGCGGATGGTCCGACGTCGATTTATTTAGCAACTAAGTTTTCACCGGATTTGCTACCTATTATCGCTATCTCTGCTTACTCGTATATCGCATTGATACCTATTTTGCAGCCTCCGATATCTAAATTACTTACAACAAAAGATGAGCGAAAGATAAGGATGAAACCACCGAGAAAAGTTTCAAAAACAGAGAAAATAGTGTTTCCAATCATTACAACTGTTATAACGGCGTTGATAGTTCCGCAATCCTTAGCGCTTGTCGGTCCTTTGATGTTCGGTAATCTTCTCAGAGAAGTTGGAAATGTGAAAAGATTGGTTGAAGCAGCGAGTAAATACATACTGGATACTACGACGATCTTGCTCTGTCTTTCTGTCGGAGCGTCTGCTCGAGCCGATGTTTTCCTCAGTCCGAAATCGCTCTTGATATTTGGCATGGGAGCTTTTGCGTTTGTTACATGCATTATCTCGGGAATACTTTTTGCAAAACTCATGAACCTTTTCTTGAAAGATAAGATTAATCCGTTGATTGGTGGAGCGGGTGTTTCGGCAGTTCCTGACTCAGCAAGGGTTGCACAGAAGATAGCTCAGGAAGAAGATCCAACAAACTTCATTCTCATGCATGCTATGTCACCGAACGTTGCTGGTGTTATCGGTACAGCTGTGGCGGCTGGTATGTTCTTAGCGATGCTTAAGTAA
- a CDS encoding OadG family protein, whose amino-acid sequence MPQELVVMIVGVTAVFAIFVVLYFVFKLMELFGVSKNKKVKLPSQEPREAVETATKKTDEGKKLFSEAKISEALDNLDNTEEIAAIFAAIYATIGTNVVVRSIRPVSKGESKVRHKGIRGWDEWRTYGWRGGNR is encoded by the coding sequence ATGCCACAAGAATTAGTAGTGATGATAGTAGGAGTTACAGCAGTTTTTGCCATATTCGTTGTTCTTTATTTTGTTTTCAAGCTGATGGAACTTTTTGGTGTAAGCAAGAACAAAAAAGTGAAATTGCCTTCGCAAGAACCTCGAGAAGCTGTTGAGACAGCGACTAAAAAAACCGATGAAGGGAAAAAACTATTCAGCGAAGCGAAAATCTCTGAGGCTTTAGATAATTTAGATAATACCGAAGAAATAGCGGCAATATTTGCAGCAATTTACGCAACGATAGGAACGAACGTCGTCGTAAGAAGTATAAGACCTGTGTCTAAAGGAGAAAGTAAAGTAAGGCACAAAGGTATTAGAGGATGGGATGAATGGAGAACATATGGTTGGAGAGGTGGAAATAGATGA
- a CDS encoding biotin/lipoyl-containing protein yields MIRKFVVRVNGKEYVVEVEELGAQVQQSVQVSQPTQPVQSTQQVAAGPTQQMQRTSAPSTTPTTPTVPTTPTAPSSSGTSAGAKIVAPMSGVILKILVGEGQKVEYGQKVLILEAMKMENDIVADKPGVIKKILVKEGDNVDTGQIMIELE; encoded by the coding sequence ATGATTAGAAAATTCGTTGTTAGGGTGAATGGAAAAGAGTACGTCGTAGAGGTCGAAGAATTGGGAGCACAAGTGCAACAATCTGTGCAAGTATCTCAACCAACACAACCAGTGCAATCAACTCAGCAAGTAGCTGCAGGACCCACACAACAAATGCAGAGAACATCTGCTCCGTCGACAACACCGACAACACCAACTGTGCCAACTACACCAACAGCACCATCAAGTTCCGGCACAAGTGCTGGTGCGAAAATAGTGGCACCGATGTCTGGTGTGATACTGAAAATACTGGTTGGGGAAGGACAAAAAGTTGAGTACGGTCAGAAGGTTCTGATACTCGAAGCGATGAAGATGGAGAACGACATCGTAGCTGATAAACCGGGAGTTATTAAGAAGATACTCGTGAAAGAAGGAGACAACGTAGATACTGGACAAATAATGATTGAACTCGAATAA
- a CDS encoding acyl-CoA carboxylase subunit beta — MDELIEKLKQMEEEIELGGGKDKIEKQHAEGKLTARERLELLFDEGTFEEIDKFVKHRNATFGLDKMKLPADGVVTGIGKVNGRPVAAFSQDFTVMGGSLGEMHAKKIVKIMDLALKMGIPLVGINDSGGARIQEGVDSLYGYGEIFFRNTIASGVIPQITVISGPCAGGAVYSPAITDFVVMVDQTAQMFITGPNVIKAVTGEDISKEDLGGAYVHNSKSGNAHFLASDDRQAIEMVKKLLSYIPENNMEEPVSQEEYVTPNISDIHTIVPIDSRKGFDVRDVIKKIVDEGTFFEVHEHFAKSIVVGFARIGGKSVGIVANQPNYLAGVLDIDSSDKAARFIRFLDAFNIPIITFVDTPGYLPGVKQEHGGIIRHGAKLLYAYSEATVPKITIILRKAYGGAYIAMGSKHLGADFVAAWPTAEIAVMGPDGAANIIFKKEIDASENPEETRKQKIEEYRQLFANPYVAASRGYIDAVIDPRETREWIEKALEYSATKVESRPRKKHGNIPL, encoded by the coding sequence ATGGACGAACTCATTGAAAAGCTTAAACAGATGGAGGAAGAAATAGAGCTTGGCGGTGGAAAAGATAAGATAGAAAAGCAACATGCCGAAGGGAAGTTGACAGCAAGGGAAAGACTTGAGCTGCTCTTTGACGAAGGCACTTTCGAAGAGATAGATAAATTCGTAAAACACAGAAACGCAACTTTTGGACTCGATAAGATGAAGTTACCAGCTGATGGCGTTGTCACCGGTATTGGAAAAGTTAACGGAAGACCCGTTGCTGCATTTTCCCAGGACTTTACCGTAATGGGCGGTTCATTAGGCGAGATGCATGCAAAAAAGATAGTAAAAATAATGGACCTTGCGTTGAAAATGGGAATACCTCTTGTAGGTATTAATGATTCAGGTGGTGCGAGGATACAAGAGGGTGTTGATTCTTTATACGGTTACGGAGAGATATTCTTCAGAAACACGATTGCATCGGGAGTTATACCGCAGATTACGGTTATCTCCGGTCCGTGTGCAGGTGGTGCTGTGTATTCTCCTGCGATAACGGATTTTGTAGTGATGGTGGACCAGACTGCCCAGATGTTCATAACGGGTCCCAACGTCATAAAGGCAGTGACAGGAGAAGATATATCGAAAGAGGACCTCGGTGGTGCTTATGTGCACAACTCAAAGAGCGGAAATGCGCATTTCCTTGCTTCTGACGATAGACAGGCTATAGAGATGGTCAAGAAATTGCTTTCTTACATTCCTGAAAACAACATGGAAGAACCGGTTTCACAAGAAGAATATGTTACGCCCAATATCTCTGATATCCACACAATAGTTCCTATCGATTCGAGAAAAGGATTTGACGTTAGGGATGTTATAAAGAAAATAGTTGACGAAGGAACGTTCTTCGAAGTGCATGAGCATTTCGCAAAGAGCATAGTAGTTGGATTTGCAAGGATTGGCGGGAAATCGGTCGGTATAGTCGCAAACCAGCCAAATTATCTTGCCGGTGTGCTCGACATAGACTCATCAGATAAGGCGGCAAGATTCATAAGATTCTTAGACGCTTTCAACATACCGATAATTACATTTGTCGATACGCCTGGATATTTACCAGGAGTCAAACAAGAACATGGCGGAATAATAAGGCACGGTGCAAAATTGCTCTATGCATACAGCGAGGCAACTGTTCCGAAGATTACGATAATTCTCAGAAAGGCATACGGTGGGGCGTACATTGCAATGGGGAGCAAGCACCTTGGCGCTGACTTTGTTGCCGCATGGCCAACAGCCGAAATTGCGGTCATGGGACCAGATGGTGCGGCGAATATCATATTCAAGAAAGAAATAGACGCTTCAGAAAACCCAGAAGAAACAAGAAAGCAGAAGATAGAAGAATACAGACAGCTCTTCGCAAATCCATATGTTGCAGCCTCAAGAGGATACATAGATGCTGTCATCGACCCAAGAGAAACGCGTGAATGGATCGAAAAAGCTCTCGAATACAGTGCCACAAAAGTAGAATCAAGACCGAGGAAAAAACATGGCAACATACCTTTGTGA
- the iadA gene encoding beta-aspartyl-peptidase, giving the protein MVRMIKNVKVFAPEYLGVKDIVFDKEILYVGESINTDVLPFEIEIYDANGLYLIPGLIDPHVHITGGGGEGGFVTRTPELDFSECVKNGITTVIGCLGTDGITRSLENLYAKAKSLETEGINTYIYTGSYRVPPVTFTGSVMKDIVLIDKVIGVGEIAISDHRSSQPTFEEIARIVADTRVASLLSGKPGIVNFHVGAGSSGIDYLFKLIDTTEIPIHHLYPTHMSRNRTLFEQGLEFIKKGGTIDLTALQPEELPNEIESFNTVNCIVEIYENKMLDNVTISSDGQGSLPRFDKDGRFLGLSVGSVSSVPHTLKRVVEKGVPFEDALKISTTNPAKVFNMKKGKISKGYDADFVVIDLESWKISTVVSRGEFVMKDGIVKPRIFK; this is encoded by the coding sequence ATGGTAAGGATGATCAAAAATGTGAAAGTATTTGCTCCAGAATATTTAGGCGTCAAAGATATCGTATTCGATAAAGAGATTTTGTACGTGGGCGAAAGTATAAATACCGATGTACTGCCTTTCGAAATAGAAATCTATGATGCAAATGGTTTGTATTTGATTCCAGGCTTGATCGATCCTCATGTTCATATAACAGGCGGTGGTGGCGAAGGCGGATTTGTAACGAGAACACCCGAGTTGGATTTTTCTGAGTGTGTGAAGAATGGCATCACAACAGTGATTGGTTGTCTTGGAACTGATGGGATTACGAGAAGCCTTGAAAATTTGTATGCAAAGGCGAAATCGCTTGAAACGGAAGGTATAAACACCTATATTTATACAGGCTCATACAGGGTGCCACCTGTTACTTTCACTGGTTCGGTGATGAAGGATATAGTTCTAATTGATAAAGTCATAGGTGTTGGTGAAATAGCGATTTCTGATCACAGGTCATCCCAGCCAACGTTTGAGGAAATAGCCCGAATTGTGGCTGATACAAGGGTTGCATCGCTCTTATCTGGAAAGCCTGGAATTGTTAATTTCCATGTGGGAGCTGGAAGTAGTGGTATAGATTATCTGTTTAAACTTATCGATACGACCGAGATTCCAATTCACCATCTGTACCCAACGCACATGAGCCGGAATAGAACACTCTTTGAACAAGGGCTCGAATTTATCAAAAAGGGAGGAACGATAGATCTAACCGCTTTGCAACCAGAAGAGTTGCCTAATGAAATCGAATCATTTAATACAGTCAACTGCATCGTAGAGATTTATGAGAACAAAATGCTCGATAATGTCACTATCTCGTCAGATGGACAAGGAAGTCTTCCGAGATTTGACAAAGATGGTAGATTCTTAGGGCTATCTGTTGGAAGTGTATCATCTGTTCCCCATACGCTCAAGCGTGTGGTTGAAAAAGGCGTTCCGTTTGAAGATGCACTGAAGATATCAACGACCAACCCCGCGAAAGTTTTTAACATGAAAAAAGGCAAGATATCAAAAGGATATGATGCAGATTTTGTGGTTATTGATTTAGAATCATGGAAAATTAGCACAGTAGTCTCGCGTGGAGAATTCGTTATGAAAGATGGCATTGTGAAGCCCAGAATATTTAAATAG
- a CDS encoding cyclic nucleotide-binding domain-containing protein, which yields MKIEGVIFKSGEIPKKLFKIQYGTIRETRNKTYHDISKGDYVALVEYLLEIPLEEDVVALEESEIIDVSLEDEYENIINKILELRKILYETSVDLDKIVLDDFNFETPDLDEYLEQVESLLTLSGGELPENKEEAIKFIESIEDDKLITKVNLVKKFSDKFPDEQIGAKFLIETAAKVYIVLNDRYVAKSLLKKVLLRYSHLKDYCYEAVKTLESIYKDEGNIIYRRYSKIARVLEVMLRGNS from the coding sequence ATGAAAATCGAGGGCGTGATATTCAAAAGTGGAGAAATTCCAAAGAAGCTTTTTAAAATTCAGTACGGAACCATTAGGGAAACAAGGAATAAGACATATCACGATATATCGAAGGGTGATTATGTTGCTCTGGTCGAGTATCTTCTTGAGATACCGCTGGAAGAGGATGTCGTTGCATTGGAGGAAAGCGAGATAATTGACGTTTCACTTGAAGATGAATACGAAAATATAATAAATAAGATTCTTGAACTTAGGAAGATCCTTTACGAAACATCTGTGGATTTAGACAAAATAGTTCTTGATGATTTTAATTTCGAAACGCCTGATTTAGATGAGTACCTTGAACAAGTTGAATCGCTCTTAACTTTATCAGGAGGGGAATTGCCGGAGAATAAAGAAGAAGCGATCAAGTTTATAGAGAGCATTGAGGACGACAAGCTAATCACAAAGGTCAATTTGGTAAAGAAATTCTCAGACAAATTTCCAGACGAGCAGATTGGTGCGAAATTTTTAATAGAAACAGCGGCCAAAGTTTACATAGTGCTGAACGACAGGTACGTAGCGAAATCTCTGCTGAAAAAGGTGCTTCTAAGGTACTCTCATCTTAAAGACTATTGTTACGAAGCGGTCAAAACTCTTGAGAGCATATACAAGGATGAAGGTAACATCATTTACAGAAGGTATTCAAAGATTGCGCGGGTTTTAGAGGTGATGTTGCGTGGAAACTCTTGA
- a CDS encoding cyclic nucleotide-binding domain-containing protein, whose protein sequence is METLEFSDGEKIIEKDDRKPYIYIIKTGTVKAIVGGYETLVSSDQAADMVEVFGLEALVGEPYSETCIAVGAVKVIRCEKNEFLDIYAKTEVGKNALKNFMKRTAKALGWI, encoded by the coding sequence GTGGAAACTCTTGAATTCAGCGACGGTGAGAAGATCATAGAAAAAGATGACAGAAAGCCTTACATTTATATAATCAAGACTGGAACCGTTAAAGCTATCGTAGGTGGTTATGAAACACTCGTTAGTAGTGATCAAGCAGCTGATATGGTTGAAGTCTTTGGTCTTGAGGCTCTCGTCGGAGAACCTTATTCTGAAACGTGCATCGCTGTTGGGGCTGTTAAAGTGATACGTTGTGAAAAGAATGAATTTTTGGATATATATGCAAAAACAGAAGTTGGAAAGAATGCACTCAAAAACTTTATGAAACGCACGGCAAAAGCACTTGGATGGATTTGA
- the secA gene encoding preprotein translocase subunit SecA, with amino-acid sequence MISKLKKLFDKNESEIRKARKLVEKINSLEEQVRRMSFEEMKNYILEHKGKLQNFEELEEHVEKVFAFVREVARRTVGMRHFDVQLIGGIVLHKGKIAEMKTGEGKTLVATAPVVLNSLMNRNIHMVTVNDYLAKRDAMWMGPIYLALGLRVGIINTAGKAYEVVWKNPELAQKGLEENYCVWPDDFDGEFLSDELKVKKAVEAFEVDIVEVSKKEAYRCDVTYGTNSEFGFDYLRDNLVISLEDKVQTGHFYAIVDEVDSILIDEARTPLIISGPSKNNASVYKQFYQIAKRLERDKHFKLDEEHRTVLLTDEGIEFLEKLLGVDNLYDPANVNSIYHITNSLKAIHLFKKDVDYLVHNGQVLIVDEFTGRVLPGRRYSGGLHQAIEAKEGVPIKEESITYATITYQNYFRMYEKLAGMTGTAKTEEEEFKSIYGLEVVVIPTHKPMIRNDRDDLIYRSVDEKYKAIVEEIKKRYEKGQPVLIGTTSIEKSERLSEMLRREKIPHQVLNAKYHEKEAQIIAQAGQKGTVTIATNMAGRGTDIKLGPGVKELGGLCVIGTERHESRRIDNQLRGRSGRQGDPGESIFFLSVEDDLMRIFGGDRIQKVMDMVKIEPGQPIYHPLLTKLIEQVQKKVEGINFGVRKFLLELDSVLDTQRRAIYGYRDYILEHNVDNFINEAIENFVQSRIDEFCSSIEWDLEGLKNSFAVIKDYVKINEKIDDVEKLKADLTAQIRGWYEEKKKEFGEDFEHVAKFIVLRIIDENWRQYLEEVEHVKESVRLRSYGQKDPVLEFKKETYAMFTDMMSRNYELAVSYLLNLRRVDNKAEEESKKELARVSTIHDEFKLVEDKTADGKKKPKLKIKRD; translated from the coding sequence GTGATTAGCAAATTGAAAAAACTTTTTGACAAGAACGAGTCTGAAATAAGAAAGGCACGAAAGTTGGTAGAGAAAATTAACTCCCTCGAAGAACAAGTGAGAAGAATGTCTTTCGAAGAAATGAAGAACTATATCTTAGAACATAAAGGAAAGCTCCAGAACTTTGAAGAACTTGAAGAGCATGTGGAAAAAGTTTTCGCATTTGTAAGAGAAGTTGCAAGGCGTACCGTTGGAATGAGGCATTTCGATGTGCAGCTTATAGGCGGAATAGTGCTCCACAAAGGTAAGATTGCTGAGATGAAGACCGGTGAAGGTAAGACGCTTGTCGCAACCGCACCAGTTGTGCTCAATTCTTTGATGAATAGGAATATCCACATGGTCACCGTTAACGATTACCTTGCAAAAAGGGATGCAATGTGGATGGGACCAATTTACCTCGCACTTGGGTTGAGGGTTGGAATTATAAATACCGCCGGGAAAGCCTACGAGGTAGTTTGGAAAAATCCGGAATTAGCTCAAAAAGGACTCGAAGAGAATTACTGCGTCTGGCCAGATGATTTCGATGGAGAATTTTTGTCCGATGAATTGAAAGTTAAAAAGGCTGTTGAAGCTTTTGAAGTCGATATAGTTGAGGTAAGTAAGAAGGAAGCTTACAGGTGCGATGTTACATACGGAACGAATTCTGAGTTTGGGTTTGATTACCTGCGAGATAATCTCGTTATCTCGCTCGAGGACAAAGTCCAAACCGGACATTTCTATGCGATAGTCGACGAGGTCGATAGCATACTCATAGATGAAGCAAGAACGCCGTTGATCATAAGCGGTCCTTCCAAGAACAATGCTTCCGTTTACAAACAATTCTATCAGATTGCAAAAAGACTTGAGAGAGACAAGCACTTTAAACTCGATGAAGAGCACAGAACGGTGCTCCTCACAGATGAAGGCATCGAATTTTTGGAAAAATTACTTGGCGTTGATAATTTGTACGATCCGGCGAACGTGAACAGTATTTACCATATAACGAATTCTCTGAAAGCGATACATCTTTTCAAAAAGGACGTTGATTACTTAGTTCACAACGGACAAGTCCTCATCGTCGATGAATTCACAGGGCGCGTTCTACCAGGAAGACGTTACAGTGGAGGCTTGCACCAAGCGATAGAGGCGAAAGAAGGAGTGCCTATAAAGGAAGAAAGTATTACGTATGCAACTATAACTTACCAGAATTACTTCAGAATGTACGAGAAACTCGCCGGTATGACTGGAACTGCGAAGACGGAAGAGGAAGAATTTAAATCGATATACGGTCTTGAAGTCGTTGTCATCCCAACGCACAAGCCTATGATTAGAAACGACAGAGACGACCTGATTTACCGAAGCGTAGACGAAAAATACAAAGCTATCGTTGAAGAGATTAAGAAAAGATACGAGAAAGGCCAGCCTGTTCTCATTGGAACGACGTCGATTGAGAAAAGTGAAAGGTTAAGCGAGATGCTGAGGCGTGAAAAGATTCCACATCAAGTTTTGAATGCGAAATACCACGAAAAAGAAGCGCAGATCATAGCCCAAGCAGGTCAAAAAGGAACGGTAACAATAGCAACTAACATGGCTGGAAGAGGAACGGACATCAAGTTAGGTCCAGGTGTGAAGGAACTCGGCGGTTTGTGCGTTATAGGTACTGAACGCCACGAGAGCAGAAGGATAGATAACCAGCTACGCGGTAGGTCAGGAAGACAAGGCGATCCGGGAGAGTCTATATTCTTCTTGTCTGTCGAAGATGATCTCATGAGAATCTTCGGTGGAGACAGGATACAAAAAGTTATGGACATGGTCAAGATAGAACCCGGACAGCCAATTTACCATCCGCTTTTGACAAAACTCATCGAACAGGTTCAGAAGAAAGTTGAAGGCATAAACTTCGGAGTTCGTAAATTCTTACTTGAACTTGATAGCGTCTTAGACACACAAAGAAGGGCGATTTATGGTTATCGAGATTACATACTTGAACACAACGTTGATAATTTCATAAACGAGGCGATTGAGAATTTTGTCCAGTCGAGAATCGATGAATTCTGTTCATCAATTGAATGGGATTTAGAAGGGTTGAAGAATTCCTTTGCCGTAATAAAAGATTATGTCAAAATAAACGAAAAAATCGACGATGTTGAAAAACTGAAAGCCGATTTAACGGCGCAGATCAGAGGATGGTACGAGGAGAAGAAGAAAGAATTTGGCGAAGATTTTGAACATGTCGCAAAGTTTATTGTACTAAGGATTATTGATGAAAACTGGAGACAGTACCTTGAAGAAGTGGAGCATGTCAAAGAGTCTGTAAGATTGAGAAGTTATGGACAAAAGGATCCAGTTCTTGAGTTTAAGAAAGAGACGTACGCGATGTTCACGGATATGATGTCGCGAAATTATGAACTTGCGGTTTCTTACCTACTCAATTTGAGAAGGGTGGACAATAAAGCAGAAGAAGAATCGAAGAAGGAACTTGCAAGAGTCAGCACAATTCATGATGAATTTAAACTTGTAGAAGACAAAACAGCTGATGGTAAGAAAAAACCAAAATTAAAAATAAAGAGAGATTAA